From the genome of Halomonas sp. MCCC 1A13316, one region includes:
- a CDS encoding DUF6435 family protein, whose protein sequence is MFDWFRRDPTKKLQKAYERKLEEAMVASRNGDMRTNATLTEQAEALRLEIERLKEG, encoded by the coding sequence ATGTTCGACTGGTTTCGGCGCGACCCGACGAAGAAGTTGCAGAAGGCCTATGAGCGCAAGCTCGAGGAGGCGATGGTGGCATCTCGAAACGGTGATATGCGCACCAACGCGACGCTGACGGAGCAGGCCGAGGCTCTGCGCTTGGAAATCGAACGCTTGAAGGAAGGTTGA